The Thioalkalivibrio nitratireducens DSM 14787 DNA segment GGACTTCGCCACCACCGGCTATTACACCCCCGGCTACTACCTCTGCGACAACTCGCAGGTCAACATCTACCTGAACCGGTTCGCGAGCCTTTAGGCGATGCCCATCCGCTTCGGCCGCGAAGTCACCGGCAACCTGGGCACTGCCGAGTCGCGGGAGTGGCTGGTAACCAACGGCACGGGCGGCTACGCCTCGGGCACTGTGGCGGGATCGCTCACCCGTTCGTATCACGGCCTGCTGGTCGCGGCCGTGCGCCCCCCCGTGGACCGGCGCCTGATGCTGGTGAAGTTCGAAGAGACCGTAACCTATCGCGGCGGCACCCATGCTCTGAGCAGCAACCGGTGGGCGAGCGGCGACATCGCGCCGCACGGCTACCGGAACATGCAGTCCTTCGATCTTGAGGGCTCGGTCCCACGGTGGTGCTTCGCCTGCGCCGATGCCCTGATCGAAAAGCGCGTGTGGATGGAGCACGGAGCCAACACCACCTACGTGGCGTACACCGTGGTGGCGGCCGTGGAACCGGTACGACTGAGCACCGCGGCAATCGTGGACAACCGGGTGTTTCACAATACCGGGCAGGTCGCCTGGCCGGTCTCGGTCGAGGTCCTCGGCGATCGCGTGTGCGTGGTTTCGGGCGGACCCGACGCGCTGGCGCTGACGCTTGCAACGAACTCGGGGGCGATATCGGCCGCTTGCGAGATGTACCACGATTTCGCGCTCCCAGCAGAAGCGCTGCGCGGCCTGCGCGACTGCGACGACCACGTGCACGCCGCCACCTTCGAGGCCAGCATCGCCCCGGGCGAGACGCTCGTGTTGCTGGCCAGCGCCGAAGAATCGCCCACGCTCGACACTGGGGCCCTGGAGCGGCGCCGGGAACGCGATCGAATGCTACTGCAACGGTGGCGGAACGCCCGCGCCGGTGGCGCAGGCGAACCTGAACCGTGGGTCGAGCAGCTGGTGCTCGCCGCCGACCAGTTCGTCGTGGACCGGCCCTCTCCCGGGCGGCCCAACGGCAAGAGCGTGATCGCCGGGTATCACTGGTTCGGTGACTGGGGACGCGACACGATGATCAGCCTGCCGGGCCTGACGCTCGCGGCCGGACGTCCGGAGATCGCCGCTCCGATCCTCGAGACCTTCGCGCAGTTCGTCAGCGACGGCATGCTCCCCAACCGTTTCCCCGACGCAGGCGAACAGCCGGAGTACAACACGGTCGACGCGACGCTCTGGTACTTCGAGGCGGTACGTGCCTATCACGAGGCTACCGGCGACGATGCGCTGCTGCGCAGACTGTTGCCCACGCTGCGGGACATCGTCGACTGGCATGTGAAGGGTACGCGCTACGGCATCCGGGTGGACCCCGCCGACGGCCTGCTGCGCTGGCAGCACGATGGCGTGCAGCTGACGTGGATGGATGCGAAGGTCGGCGACCATGTGATCACGCCGCGCAGCGGAAAACCCGTTGAAGTCAACGCGCTCTGGTACAACGCCCTGTGTGCGATGGCCGATTTTGCCGAGCGGCTTGGCGAGGACGGCGCGGCCTACCGGGAGCGGGCCCGTGTGGCACTGGCCGGCTTCGATCGCTTCTGGAATCCCGATACGGGCCATTGTTTCGATGTACTCGATGGACCCGATGGGCACGAAGCCTGCCTGCGCCCCAATCAGATCCTGGCGGTGGCGCTCCACGCGTCCCCGCTACCGCCGGAGCGGCAGGGCCTGGTACTCGATGCCTGTGCCCGCACCCTGCTGACTTCGCATGGCCTGCGCTCCCTGGCAGTGTCGGAAACCGCCTACCAGGGAATCTATCAGGGCGACCAGTTCCATCGAGACGGCGCCTACCATCAGGGCACGGTCTGGGCCTGGCTGATCGGGCCTTTTGTCGATGCACACCTGCGGGTTCGCAAGGATCCCGCTGCGGCTCGGCGCCTGTTGCAGCCCTTCGGCGACCACCTGGGCAATGCCGGACTGGGCACCATCAGCGAGATTTTCGACGGGGACGCCCCGTTCGAGCCCAGAGGTTGCATCGCTCAGGCATGGAGTGTCGGCGAGGTTCTGCGCGCCCTGGTGCGCATCGAGCGCTTCGAGACGGCGCATGACCCGGTTTCCCAGCCACCACCGAAGGTCGACGCATGATGATGAAAGGGAAGGAAGCAGACCGTCTCCGCAGCAGCTATGCGGCCCGGCACCCCGAGAGCTGGCTGCGCTGGGGGCCGTATCTCTCCGAGCGCCAATGGGGCACGGTGCGCGAGGACTACAGCCCCGGTGGCAATGCCTGGGATTATTTCCCGCACGACCACGCGCGATCGCGCGCTTATCGCTGG contains these protein-coding regions:
- a CDS encoding amylo-alpha-1,6-glucosidase, with protein sequence MPIRFGREVTGNLGTAESREWLVTNGTGGYASGTVAGSLTRSYHGLLVAAVRPPVDRRLMLVKFEETVTYRGGTHALSSNRWASGDIAPHGYRNMQSFDLEGSVPRWCFACADALIEKRVWMEHGANTTYVAYTVVAAVEPVRLSTAAIVDNRVFHNTGQVAWPVSVEVLGDRVCVVSGGPDALALTLATNSGAISAACEMYHDFALPAEALRGLRDCDDHVHAATFEASIAPGETLVLLASAEESPTLDTGALERRRERDRMLLQRWRNARAGGAGEPEPWVEQLVLAADQFVVDRPSPGRPNGKSVIAGYHWFGDWGRDTMISLPGLTLAAGRPEIAAPILETFAQFVSDGMLPNRFPDAGEQPEYNTVDATLWYFEAVRAYHEATGDDALLRRLLPTLRDIVDWHVKGTRYGIRVDPADGLLRWQHDGVQLTWMDAKVGDHVITPRSGKPVEVNALWYNALCAMADFAERLGEDGAAYRERARVALAGFDRFWNPDTGHCFDVLDGPDGHEACLRPNQILAVALHASPLPPERQGLVLDACARTLLTSHGLRSLAVSETAYQGIYQGDQFHRDGAYHQGTVWAWLIGPFVDAHLRVRKDPAAARRLLQPFGDHLGNAGLGTISEIFDGDAPFEPRGCIAQAWSVGEVLRALVRIERFETAHDPVSQPPPKVDA